GCAGGCTTCTGAGCTCCAGCCGGGATCTTCAATTTCTGACCGACCCGAATCAGGTCAGACTTCAAATTATTGACTTCTTTGAGGGCGCGAACCGTGGTTCCGTGCCGCGCGGCGATGACCGACAGGCTGTCCCCGGACTTCACGACATATTCACCGCCGGCAGCGACCGCAGTCGTTTTCTGTTCTTTCTTAGGTGTCGGTGCCGGTGATGCCGCAGGCGCCGGCGTGGCGTAGGGCGGCAGCTTTAATTTTTGGCCGACCCGGATTTTGTTGGGATCCTGAATGTTGTTGAGATCCTGGATCTCGCGGACGGTCACCCCATAGCGCCGCGCGATGCGGGAGAGGGATTCACCGGGCGCGACCGTGTGGGTTTGAAGCGCCGCGGCCTCGAGCGATGGCGGGGCGGGTTCGACAACTTCGGGCGGCTGAAAAGTCGGTTTGGGTACAACTGTTGGAGGGGCGACGACATCCGCTCGGGGAGGCATGATCGGAGCCGGCGGCGGCTCCACCGACGAGGGCGGCCTCGTCTGACAACCTTGGAGTGAAAGAAATCCCGCTATGGCGAGCACGTGCGCGCCAGCGATCGCCGCGACCACCCGGCCTCGGCTCCGACCGGACCGATTC
This genomic interval from Kiritimatiellia bacterium contains the following:
- a CDS encoding LysM peptidoglycan-binding domain-containing protein is translated as MKKTSEFENGIVSSENRSGRSRGRVVAAIAGAHVLAIAGFLSLQGCQTRPPSSVEPPPAPIMPPRADVVAPPTVVPKPTFQPPEVVEPAPPSLEAAALQTHTVAPGESLSRIARRYGVTVREIQDLNNIQDPNKIRVGQKLKLPPYATPAPAASPAPTPKKEQKTTAVAAGGEYVVKSGDSLSVIAARHGTTVRALKEVNNLKSDLIRVGQKLKIPAGAQKPAATQRPAPSPAAPRAAPSTAPADPAAPAAPAPAPVPAAAPAPMQTPAAPAPQPPPAPAGAQLEPAQIPFEYTVRPNETLDDIARNFAVLRSEILALNGLPEGAEVRPGQKIKIPLASP